TCGTCGGCATCTTGATACCCGAACTGCGCGTACATCGGGAAGCCGTCGGCCGCGTAGCCGACCATCACCATCGCGGCTTCGTCGCCTTGTGCGCCGTTGAACGCGAGCCCCATCGGGACGCCGTGGTAGTGGTAGGCGCCGGTGGGCTGGACGTGGGCGTTGTGTTCGTCGAGGCCGAGATTGATGACGCCGGACATCGCTTCGTAGTTCCAAGCGCCGCGTGTTCGGCCGCGCTCGCCGATGCGCATCCCCGGCTCCCAGAACTCGGCGGTACCCGGGTCAAACGGCACACCGTTGAGCCCGATGCCGAACGGCTGGCCGGCTGCATCGGTGGGCTCGTCCGCCTGCTCGGGGCTGACGGGGACGCGGTATCGGTACTGCTGCGCGCTGATCGCGTTGGGATTGCCGCGGTTGGGAAAACGCCCGGGCCGGTGGTCGGGGATGCCGTTGGCGGTGATGAAGCGGTAGTCGCCGCGGACCTCGATCGTGACCTCGTTCTCATCGGCGAGTTTGTAGATGGCGAACGTGAAGCCCGTGTCCCCGTCGGCGGCATAGTCGCCCGGCGCCGCGTCGCCATGCGCGGGGTGGGCGGCGGCGTAGGGCGTCGCGAGCGCAATCAACGCGGCGGGCAAGAACAGTCGTGTGGGCATGGACATCGGCGGGAGCTCCGGGTACGGGTTGCAGGGACAACGCACGGCACGCGGATCGATTGCGATGCGCAAGCGGAACAATGCGACCCACACCATTTGTTTCTGCTAGAGATACCGCTCCAGCACCTCGATCGCTGCGGCGACCTGGACCGCGCCGCCCTCGACATCCATCAGCGCCGGCGCCGCCATCGCGAGCAGGGCGCGTTTGAGGTTGGCGAGGTCGGGCCAATCGGTGCCGGGGTCCAGCCCATAGTCTTTGAGGTAGTGCGAGATGAGCTGCGCGGGCTTCTTCCCGCCCAGGTGTTTGGGCCGGGCCCAGTAGAGGTGCTCAAAATACACGGCGTCCTCGACCCAGTGGCCGACGTGGATATTGGCGAGGTCGAAGAGCACGGCGGGCCCGTCGGGCGGTGCGTCGCGCGTCATCGCGTTGCCCAGGTGCAGGTCGCCGTGGCACCACGTGTCGTGGGGCCGATCGCGCCACCGCGCGAGCCACTCGGGCAGCTTCTTGCTCGCCTGCTTGAGCGCCTTCTTCCAGCGCTGGGCGTCGGGCAGCATCCGCGGCGTCGCGTGCTTTCGTGCGCGGTCGAGCAGCCCCTCCCAGTCGCGTCGCTTGGGCTTTCCTTCGGGCGCGACGACGCGCGTGCTCGCATAGAAATGCGCCGCCGCCTCGCAGATCAATTCGATCGCACTGCCGCCCCACTTCTTGCCGATCGGGCCATGCGGCAGCCGCTCCATCACGACCCACGCCAGGTCGTAGCCGCCCAGTGCCGTGCCGTGCGCGTGGATGCGGGGCGTGATCTCGTCGCTCGACAGCCGGACCAGCCAGCGCCGCTCGGCCGGGGCGACCGGCATCTTCACGACGACGTCGTGCTCCTTGCCCGCATCGTCGGTCCACGTGCTATAGCCCGTCAGCGCGCCGCCGCGCTGCCAGTCCGTGCGGAACCAGCGGACGTTGGCGAGCCGGCCATTGCAGATTTCCAGCAGCACCGGCGCAAGCGCCGCGCCGAACGGCTGGGCCGCGAGGGGTTCTTCGGGTAACGACTCAAGGGGTGCAGGGGCAGCGGGGGTCAGGTCAGCGGGCTGGGCCTGGGCTTTAGGCTCCAGGCCACGGACGTGCTCGAGCGCGTCGGGCTGATCCATCTGACGGGCCGCCTTTCCGTGGCGAAGATTTGCAGGGACAATCACGAGCCGGTGAAGCGCCCCCCACACACCACAAAACTACACAACAACACGCCCCGCCGCAAGA
The sequence above is a segment of the Phycisphaeraceae bacterium D3-23 genome. Coding sequences within it:
- a CDS encoding YHYH protein, producing the protein MSMPTRLFLPAALIALATPYAAAHPAHGDAAPGDYAADGDTGFTFAIYKLADENEVTIEVRGDYRFITANGIPDHRPGRFPNRGNPNAISAQQYRYRVPVSPEQADEPTDAAGQPFGIGLNGVPFDPGTAEFWEPGMRIGERGRTRGAWNYEAMSGVINLGLDEHNAHVQPTGAYHYHGVPMGLAFNGAQGDEAAMVMVGYAADGFPMYAQFGYQDADDAASEVVALRPSYRLKEGNRPTGDDGPGGAYDGTFTIDYEYVEGLGDLDECNGRFGVTPEYPGGTYYYVITEVFPHIPRLFKGTPDESFERRRGPGRGGPGGREGRPGSGGPGAGGPEGERPPRRGPREGRPPRG
- a CDS encoding aminoglycoside phosphotransferase family protein translates to MDQPDALEHVRGLEPKAQAQPADLTPAAPAPLESLPEEPLAAQPFGAALAPVLLEICNGRLANVRWFRTDWQRGGALTGYSTWTDDAGKEHDVVVKMPVAPAERRWLVRLSSDEITPRIHAHGTALGGYDLAWVVMERLPHGPIGKKWGGSAIELICEAAAHFYASTRVVAPEGKPKRRDWEGLLDRARKHATPRMLPDAQRWKKALKQASKKLPEWLARWRDRPHDTWCHGDLHLGNAMTRDAPPDGPAVLFDLANIHVGHWVEDAVYFEHLYWARPKHLGGKKPAQLISHYLKDYGLDPGTDWPDLANLKRALLAMAAPALMDVEGGAVQVAAAIEVLERYL